Sequence from the bacterium genome:
TATTGCTATTTATCGGAATAGCGGTGATACTAGGCAGTACAATAGCGTTTGCTATAGAAAGCGGCAAAGATACTGCTAAAATAATAACATCATCAAAATCAGCGAAATCGGTATGGCGTGATTCTTTCTTCGTTGATAAGAAGAATCTAAGGCCGATAGGAGAGAATCCTTACTTTATCCTAAAACCCGGATATAAATTATCATATCAAGAAGGAGATATCCGTATTACCCAGACCGTTCTTCATGAAACTAAGGTAATTGATGATGTAGAAGTAGGTGTTATTGAAAATCGAGAGGAGAAAAACGGTAAGGTATTTGAAGTTACGAAAGATTACTTTGCTATTGACACTATCACCAACGATGTCTATTATTTCGGAGAAGATGTTGATGTGTATAAAGACGGTAAAATAGTCGGCCATGATGGTGCTTGGGTGTCCGGAATAAACGGTGCGAAATTTGGGCTGATGATGCCAGGAAAAATTAACGTTGGTGATAAATACTATCAGGAATTAGCTCCGAAAGTTGCCATGGACCGTGCTGAAATCATAGAGACCGGTTTAACGATAGAAACTCCGGCTGGAATATTTACGAATTGTATCAAGGTAGAAGAGACCACCCCGATGGAACCGAAGGCCAAAGATTATAAATGGTATGCACCAGGTGTGGGAATGATTAAAGATAATGATATGATACTCATCAAAATTGAACAACCAAAAAATAAGGAGGTGAATTCTAGATGAAAATGAAATGTTTGGGTATAGCATTGCTAATTCTAAGCCTATTCCTTTTCTTCGGGTTAGCAAATGCAGTGGAACAAAAAGCTGAATCGGAAAAAGCAGAAAAAGCCGAGAAATCTGAAATGAGCGAAAAGCAGACACTGGCTACCTCTGCAAAAGTGAGTATGGCCGCAGCACTTGCGACCGCCTCAAAACAGGTTGCAGGGACCGTTCTCGCTGCAGAATTGGAAAATGAAGATGGAAAAACAATCTTTTGCTTTGAGATTCTACCAACCCCAACAAGTGAGATTGTTAAAGAGGTAAAAATTGACGCGGTGACGGGAGCCTTCCTTGGCATAGAAGAC
This genomic interval carries:
- a CDS encoding PepSY domain-containing protein; the protein is MKMKCLGIALLILSLFLFFGLANAVEQKAESEKAEKAEKSEMSEKQTLATSAKVSMAAALATASKQVAGTVLAAELENEDGKTIFCFEILPTPTSEIVKEVKIDAVTGAFLGIEDENAEKEVGENAKESKEWADKKGKHGEEYSRKECKEKEGKEKANEKIEKGDKRMKQSKEKDEKEDNEKGEKEEKD